A single region of the Bicyclus anynana chromosome 14, ilBicAnyn1.1, whole genome shotgun sequence genome encodes:
- the LOC112051828 gene encoding uncharacterized protein LOC112051828 isoform X1, with product MMSNPGMELQVEETPLALRRLWNLTRARLAGTSTALDVEPALVETLPSAQEPEGTPKSFIPTTSDYESDGEEAFPEVEVREQPEIPSKPIWTGSAYEKEVLLDASALGDVPAVYRVPAPAPHQMPVIGVYIDPRVRTGFRYKIRPMQALDAPPLSVKPRYLFDGKALTLQSIGRGFARRLTFDHDGSTLNENTNYFWSDSRPEGFVFEIEAVAIGDKFTIYDANHEPQGTLEVIQQQKNQIELEQKISEDGSIEKRVKVNTLCKIEWYENDDITKLVPVSGIAILKKGRGNAVVTRVVNVAIGIKQLKKGYELKPGIKSSSRRITVSGSDINDIPCQYSVVGLERYELPVIGTYIDPRIVPGFYYRVRPANSRHRLFEGRSLLLQSIGMGYGKRITFKPDTLNAPENYFWSDSHPDGVGMEPRAVHPDMKFTVTGNGGLLGEAMVFRADLPQVEEKTEYVDVPGKRGKAVQKYIQVHVTCHVKLATTGGGSVDSEVHLMKVSGTALVRKEPDQAAAKLVKVFNVGLDSQLNLLFAHSQTELTFHPLP from the exons ATGATGTCGAATCCAGGAATGGAGTTGCAAGTAGAGGAAACCCCATTGGCTCTGCGCCGTCTCTGGAACCTGACCCGTGCTCGTCTTGCTGGCACTTCTACGGCCCTCGACGTTGAACCAGCTCTAGTTGAGACCTTACCTTCTGCTCAG GAGCCTGAGGGTACACCAAAAAGCTTTATCCCAACTACTAGTGATTATGAAAGCGATGGAGAAGAAGCTTTCCCTGAAGTGGAAGTGCGT gAACAACCCGAAATTCCATCGAAACCTATTTGGACTGGAAGCGCATACGAGAAAGAGGTTTTACTAGATGCAAGTGCTCTTGGAGATGTCCCGGCCGTGTATCGCGTCCCGGCCCCAGCGCCTCATCAAATGCCGGTCATCGGAGTCTATATTGATCCTCGTGTCAGAACTGGCTTCAGATATAAAATCAGACCAATGCAG gCTTTGGATGCGCCCCCACTATCTGTGAAGCCCAGGTATTTGTTTGATGGCAAAGCCCTCACCCTCCAGTCGATTGGccgtggatttgcaagacgacTTACCTTTGATCACGATGGTTCAACTCTAAATGAGAATACCAATTACTTTTGGTCTGACTCACGTCCTGAAGGTTTTGTCTTTGAAATTGAAGCCGTCGCGATTGGAGACAAGTTCACCATATACGATGCCAATCACGAACCTCAAGGAACACTAGAGGTTATTCAGCAACAG aagAATCAAATCGAGCTTGAACAGAAAATTTCTGAAGATGGTTCAATTGAGAAGAGGGTGAAAGTGAACACTTTGTGTAAGATAGAATGGtatgaaaatgatgatattACCAAATTGGTGCCTGTAAGTGGAATTGCTATACTAAAGAAAGGCCGTGGAAATGCTGTGGTCACTAGAGTCGTCAATGTTGCGATCGGTATTAAACAGCTGAAGAAGGGATACGAACTTAAACCTGGCATCAAATCGTCCTCAAGAAGGATCACTGTAAGCGGAAGTGACATTAACGATATCCCCTGCCAGTACTCTGTTGTCGGTCTAGAGAGATACGAACTTCCTGTTATAG gaaCATATATTGATCCTCGCATTGTACCTGGATTTTACTACCGAGTGAGACCAGCCAACAGCCGCCACCGTCTGTTCGAAGGAAGAAGCCTTTTGTTACAATCCATTGGAATGGGCTATGGAAAACGCATTACATTCAAACCTGATACATTGAACGCACCTGAAAACTATTTCTGGTCTGACTCCCACCCTGATGGTGTCGGCATGGAGCCACGTGCAGTACATCCCGACATGAAATTTACAGTAACAGGAAACGGA GGTCTTCTCGGTGAAGCTATGGTGTTCCGTGCTGATTTGCCACAAGTAGAAGAGAAGACGGAGTATGTTGATGTGCCAGGCAAACGAGGAAAGGCTGTACAGAAATACATTCAAGTTCATGTGACGTGCCACGTGAAACTAGCTACTACTGGCGGCGGTTCAGTTGATTCTGAAGTGCATTTGATGAAAGTATCGGGAACTGCATTAGTACGCAAAGAACCGGACCAAGCAGCTGCTAAACTAGTGAAAGTATTCAATGTTGGATTGGACTCCCAACTTAATCTACTCTTCGCGCACTCACAGACTGAACTAACCTTCCATCCTCTGCCTTAA
- the LOC112051828 gene encoding uncharacterized protein LOC112051828 isoform X2, producing the protein MMKTLMCEDHDCSCTECLCIGFLEEQPEIPSKPIWTGSAYEKEVLLDASALGDVPAVYRVPAPAPHQMPVIGVYIDPRVRTGFRYKIRPMQALDAPPLSVKPRYLFDGKALTLQSIGRGFARRLTFDHDGSTLNENTNYFWSDSRPEGFVFEIEAVAIGDKFTIYDANHEPQGTLEVIQQQKNQIELEQKISEDGSIEKRVKVNTLCKIEWYENDDITKLVPVSGIAILKKGRGNAVVTRVVNVAIGIKQLKKGYELKPGIKSSSRRITVSGSDINDIPCQYSVVGLERYELPVIGTYIDPRIVPGFYYRVRPANSRHRLFEGRSLLLQSIGMGYGKRITFKPDTLNAPENYFWSDSHPDGVGMEPRAVHPDMKFTVTGNGGLLGEAMVFRADLPQVEEKTEYVDVPGKRGKAVQKYIQVHVTCHVKLATTGGGSVDSEVHLMKVSGTALVRKEPDQAAAKLVKVFNVGLDSQLNLLFAHSQTELTFHPLP; encoded by the exons atgaTGAAAACACTTATGTGTGAGGACCATGACTGCAGCTGTACTGAGTGCTTGTGTATCGGGTTCTTAGAG gAACAACCCGAAATTCCATCGAAACCTATTTGGACTGGAAGCGCATACGAGAAAGAGGTTTTACTAGATGCAAGTGCTCTTGGAGATGTCCCGGCCGTGTATCGCGTCCCGGCCCCAGCGCCTCATCAAATGCCGGTCATCGGAGTCTATATTGATCCTCGTGTCAGAACTGGCTTCAGATATAAAATCAGACCAATGCAG gCTTTGGATGCGCCCCCACTATCTGTGAAGCCCAGGTATTTGTTTGATGGCAAAGCCCTCACCCTCCAGTCGATTGGccgtggatttgcaagacgacTTACCTTTGATCACGATGGTTCAACTCTAAATGAGAATACCAATTACTTTTGGTCTGACTCACGTCCTGAAGGTTTTGTCTTTGAAATTGAAGCCGTCGCGATTGGAGACAAGTTCACCATATACGATGCCAATCACGAACCTCAAGGAACACTAGAGGTTATTCAGCAACAG aagAATCAAATCGAGCTTGAACAGAAAATTTCTGAAGATGGTTCAATTGAGAAGAGGGTGAAAGTGAACACTTTGTGTAAGATAGAATGGtatgaaaatgatgatattACCAAATTGGTGCCTGTAAGTGGAATTGCTATACTAAAGAAAGGCCGTGGAAATGCTGTGGTCACTAGAGTCGTCAATGTTGCGATCGGTATTAAACAGCTGAAGAAGGGATACGAACTTAAACCTGGCATCAAATCGTCCTCAAGAAGGATCACTGTAAGCGGAAGTGACATTAACGATATCCCCTGCCAGTACTCTGTTGTCGGTCTAGAGAGATACGAACTTCCTGTTATAG gaaCATATATTGATCCTCGCATTGTACCTGGATTTTACTACCGAGTGAGACCAGCCAACAGCCGCCACCGTCTGTTCGAAGGAAGAAGCCTTTTGTTACAATCCATTGGAATGGGCTATGGAAAACGCATTACATTCAAACCTGATACATTGAACGCACCTGAAAACTATTTCTGGTCTGACTCCCACCCTGATGGTGTCGGCATGGAGCCACGTGCAGTACATCCCGACATGAAATTTACAGTAACAGGAAACGGA GGTCTTCTCGGTGAAGCTATGGTGTTCCGTGCTGATTTGCCACAAGTAGAAGAGAAGACGGAGTATGTTGATGTGCCAGGCAAACGAGGAAAGGCTGTACAGAAATACATTCAAGTTCATGTGACGTGCCACGTGAAACTAGCTACTACTGGCGGCGGTTCAGTTGATTCTGAAGTGCATTTGATGAAAGTATCGGGAACTGCATTAGTACGCAAAGAACCGGACCAAGCAGCTGCTAAACTAGTGAAAGTATTCAATGTTGGATTGGACTCCCAACTTAATCTACTCTTCGCGCACTCACAGACTGAACTAACCTTCCATCCTCTGCCTTAA